In the Paramisgurnus dabryanus chromosome 18, PD_genome_1.1, whole genome shotgun sequence genome, CGTTGACACGATGCTCATTTAATACTAATGGGCCCAAAgtttgccaagaaaacatcccccacaccattacaccaccaccagcagcctgagCCATGGATGGATCCATATTTTCATGTTGTTGACACCAAATTCTgtctctaccatctgaatgtcacagcagaaatcaagactcatcagaccaggcaacgttTTTCCCACTTctactgtccaattttggtgagcctgTGCCTCAGTTTCCTGTTCTTAGCTGTCAGGAGTGGCACCCGGTGTGGTcttctgctgctgtagcccatccgcctcaaggttcgACGTGTTGTGTGTTCAGAGATGCTCTTCTGCATATCTCGGTTGTAACGGGTGGTTATTTGAGAAAGGTTGCCTTTCTATCAGCTCGAACCAGTCTGCCCATTCTTCTTTGACCTttggcatcaacaaggcatttgcgCCCACAGAACTGCCGCTCACTGGATATTTTGTCTTTTTCTGACTATTCTCTTTAAACCCTACAGagggttgtgcgtgaaaatcccagtagatCAGCAGTTTCTGAAATGCTCAGACCAGCCCgtttggcaccaacaaccatgccacgttcaaaatcacttaaaatgCCTTTCTTCCCCTTTCTGACTTCAGCAGATCGTCTTGACCATGTCTACATGACTAAATGCATTGAGTTGCTGCCATGTAATTGGCTGTTTAGAAAATTGCGTTAACGGGCAGATGGacaggtgtacctaataaagtggcgggtgggtgtatatatatatacacattaatagaaaaaatatcttaaaaatatgTCAGTGATTCTGAAGGCCAGCAGAAAAGGCCTTGAGGACCCTGACGATCCACCACTGCTTCATTGTttattacagtactgtactgtacacaTACAATACTGAATAAGTTTTATACAGACACCACAACTTTTTGCCACCAATGGTTGGTTGCTTGTGTTGCTGGAAATTTGCAggcttccattgaaatgaatgagatggTGTCGCTCCTCTGTTGCTAGTCACTGTCGGTGTGAACACAGCTTATGAACagagaataataataatgcaggaTAAGAACAGACTTTAGCTGTATGTTGATACCTTTCTGAAGAATTCATACATTTTGTCagattttgacatttttatttgcAGTACATTAACATATGTATTTGgctatcatttttatttaaaagcaaTGCAATCACAATGCAAGATACACATTTACAGTAATAATTGCAATTTACATTATAGCAATAAGCTATACCTGCTTATTTAcagaaattttgtattttttcagTATATGTATATAGGTAATGTGTCAGGTTTTTTTGATATTATGAGATTCTTTTGCTACCTTATTTGGCCAGGACACTTATGaaaaagaaatgcataattttaGTTActgaaatgtaataaaataaaataaactatgAGACGTTTGACTTTATGTCCTTAGATTAGACTAGTTATTGTATCTTCTGTATACCCTACATTGAGAATAAGGCAAAAGtgcaaaatgcaaaaagtttaatgaaaagtcaatctCCCAACAATGTTCACATAACAGTCCATGGGGTTTATTTGCAAGAGCCTCACAGGGACTTTACCctgaataaaaacatttataagcATGGCAGGGGCTTTGCAGCCTGCATTTCATAACAAATCTTGCATGGTATTGGAAAgggtttaatattttttaatgctaTATTTTTAAGCTGGGGCAAAGCcaaattgttttaaattgtcttgtttattttaattttagtgATTGGAAATCAACCATTTTTAAATCCTGGATTAACatacaaataatgcataacCAAACCTACTTTACGATTTACACCCTAATGGAACCAAAAGACTCAAAATCATACAGGCATTTATATTTCACATGCTTTTTCATTCTCTATGTTCTGATATTGTTTCTGAACATTTGGCTCTGTGTTGTTATTTTCTTGGAGAGAGCCCTTCATGAACCAATGTATATTTTTCTATGCAATCTCTGTTTAAATGGTATATATGGAGCTACAGGATTCTATCCTAAATTTCTACACGATTTATTATTGGATTCATATGTGATCCCTTCTTACATGTGTGCCTTACAAGCTTTTGCGATTTACAGTTCAGTTAAGTGTGAATATTGTACATTAGCAGTGATGGCTTATGACAGACATGTGGCTATATGCAGACCTTTAGACTAtcattcaaagctaaacaagtCTTTTTGTGTCCTTTTATTTGTCTTCTGTTGGTCTGTACCGTTAATTACAATgatgattagtgtttccttatCAAATAGGTTGTCATTATGTAAATATCATATTGATAAACTGTATTGTGACAACTGGTCAATGGTAAAGCTCTCATGTGAATCTACTGTCACCAATAACATTTATGGATTTCTggttattgtttttatgtttggcCTTTTTGTTTTCATTATGGTTTCATATATTAAACTTGTGATTGCATGTAAATCATCACTGGAGTGCAGAAGGAAGTTTTGGCAGACCTGTGTACCTCATATATTTGCATTGATAAGTTTCTCTATTGCAGTGTCTTTTGATCTAATGTACAGCAAGTATGGCTCAAGCGATTTCCCAGAGGATCTGCGTAATTTTTTGGCTTTAGAGATCACTATTGTGCCA is a window encoding:
- the LOC135776814 gene encoding olfactory receptor 5K1-like, with the translated sequence MHNQTYFTIYTLMEPKDSKSYRHLYFTCFFILYVLILFLNIWLCVVIFLERALHEPMYIFLCNLCLNGIYGATGFYPKFLHDLLLDSYVIPSYMCALQAFAIYSSVKCEYCTLAVMAYDRHVAICRPLDYHSKLNKSFCVLLFVFCWSVPLITMMISVSLSNRLSLCKYHIDKLYCDNWSMVKLSCESTVTNNIYGFLVIVFMFGLFVFIMVSYIKLVIACKSSLECRRKFWQTCVPHIFALISFSIAVSFDLMYSKYGSSDFPEDLRNFLALEITIVPPILNPIIYGLKLKEIRKRLLKPFYKITKISG